CTTAAATATCCTCGATAACCACTGTAAATCTTAGGGCAGCCATTGATCTGGAGGATATGGCCTCTGGGCTGAACAAGAGAAGGATGATCCAGCATGCCGTTTTCAAGGAGCTTGTTAAGGTGGATGGTTGTATCTTTTGTCAttctgtttaatatttcattatttcatattGCTTTATGCAAAGGTGATTTATGATAGCCCATTGTGAGTGTTATATATTTGTCAAGGCTGATCATAACAAAAtctcaataaaaatgttaaaatagaaTGCTTCCATTTTTAGCTTGTCGACCCTGGAGTTAAAGCTTGGACTCCCACAAAGGGCAAAAACAATGTTATCATGTTTGTGGGACTTCAGGGCAGTGGGAAAACCACAACATGTTCTAAGGTGAGACATCTTTGGGTGTTGTCCTAGACATTGTACAACATGAAGCTCAAATAACAAtgtattaacttttttatgtgatttagTTGGCATATTACTTCCAAAGAAAAGGATGGAAAACATGTTTGATTTGCGCAGACACATTCAGAGCAGGTAAATCTGACTCCCACTGTTTTTGTAGCATACATGTTATCTGGGGGGGACTAATgttaaacaaattttttttttgtttattaaggTGCCTTTGACCAACTCAagcaaaatgcaacaaaagCCAGAATACCTTTTTATGGCAGgtaatgaaagaataaaaatgttgtttttatccaGACCTCATTCACTATATTTTTGCTTACCaaacctaaaaatgtatttatgtgtaCAATAATTCAGTTATACAGAAATGGATCCAGTCATTATAGCAGCAGAAGGTGTGGAAAAGTTCAAGTCTGAAAATTTTGAAATAATCATCGTGGACACCAGTGGCAGACATAAACAGGAAGACTCACTCTTTGAAGAAATGCTCCAGGTGTCAAATGCTGTGGTATGTGAAGGATTTTCTCTATTTGAATTGATGTAAATCAAATAGGAATCAGGATAGTAAACATGCTATGAAAAACATACCCATTTCAATTGATCTGTACTTAATTTGGGTTATACTATATTTCAGGGTGTCCTTGTTAACACAAATAATTATTGAGTATTATTAATTTTACTGCTATACTTTCAAAGTTGGTTCCTTGTAATTGTATATAATATTACTAAATTCATGCAACATGTTTGATAAAAACAAGTTGTCTCTTGTTTCAAATCATATAATTTGTTTCCATAGCAACCAGACAATATAGTGTACGTGATGGATGCGTCAATCGGTCAGGCTTGTGAGGCTCAAGCTAAAGCCTTTAAAGACAAGGTAGATGTGGCCTCTGTTATCGTCACCAAACTGGATGGCCATGCCAAGGGTGGTGGTGCGCTCAGTGCGTAAGTACACATTCATTGTTTTaggtttaaatacattttcgttGTTTTAACCTATGCAGCAATTTACATACGTTTTATGTCTACAGTGTGGCAGCCACAAAAAGCCCCATCATATTTATCGGTACAGGCGAGCACATTGATGACTTTGAGCCTTTTAAGACTCAGCCTTTCATAAGCAAACTGCTTGGTAAGTTTTACGCATACTGATGAGATGttgttttaagtttttgttgatttaaacGTGCATTtgactgtaaattatttttcttctaGGCATGGGTGATATTGAAGGACTGATTGATAAAGTAAATGAACTAAAGCTTGATGATAATGAGGAGCTAATTGACAAGCTCAAACATGGTGAGATGATTTATTTTACtgctatttttattataatgcagATAATTGttatatgaaaatgaatgaattttgaGCTTTATACCTCTGCATTTATTCAAATCATAttgacatctttttttttaggTCAGTTCACACTCCGAGACATGTATGAACAGTTCCAGAACATCATGAAGATGGGACCTTTTGGTCAGATCATGGTAAAGCCAAACTTTAAAGACAAGAAATCTAATTATtgtcaaaaatatgtttgatgATAGTCACGCAGCTTACTGTTCTTTTGTATGTTTTCAGGGTATGATCCCAGGCTTTGGAACAGATTTCATGAGTAAAGGAAATGAGCAGGAGTCGATGGCCAGATTAAAGAAGCTCATGACAATAATGGATAGTATGAACGACCAAGGTATGTacagtttttcatttgttttcctgAATCGCAATGTTCAGGTTCGGACGGATTCAAATACGTTTTTTGGTTTTCTCACTCAGAACTCGATAACAAAGATGGTGCCAAGCTCTTCAGTAAGCAGGCTAACCGAATCCAGCGAGTGGCCCGTGGATCTGGAGTGGCACCCAGGGATGTACAGGAGCTGCTTACACAGTACACAAAGTTTGCTCAGATGGT
The sequence above is drawn from the Triplophysa dalaica isolate WHDGS20190420 chromosome 15, ASM1584641v1, whole genome shotgun sequence genome and encodes:
- the srp54 gene encoding signal recognition particle subunit SRP54 is translated as MVLADLGRKITSALRSLSNATIINEEVLNAMLKEVCAALLEADVNIKLVKQLRENVKAAIDLEDMASGLNKRRMIQHAVFKELVKLVDPGVKAWTPTKGKNNVIMFVGLQGSGKTTTCSKLAYYFQRKGWKTCLICADTFRAGAFDQLKQNATKARIPFYGSYTEMDPVIIAAEGVEKFKSENFEIIIVDTSGRHKQEDSLFEEMLQVSNAVQPDNIVYVMDASIGQACEAQAKAFKDKVDVASVIVTKLDGHAKGGGALSAVAATKSPIIFIGTGEHIDDFEPFKTQPFISKLLGMGDIEGLIDKVNELKLDDNEELIDKLKHGQFTLRDMYEQFQNIMKMGPFGQIMGMIPGFGTDFMSKGNEQESMARLKKLMTIMDSMNDQELDNKDGAKLFSKQANRIQRVARGSGVAPRDVQELLTQYTKFAQMVKKMGGIKGLFKGGDMSKNVNPSQMAKLNQQMAKMMDPRVLHHMGGMAGLQSMMRQFQQGAAGNMKGMMGFNNM